GCAAAAGTGCCGCTCCGTTGCCAGAGATCTATCCCGCCATCGTCACGCGCCGCGTGAGCGCGCAGCAGGCCGATTTGCTCAGCAGCGCAGCGAAAGCCGAGCGGACCACCAGCAACACGATGCTGATTCGTGATTACTTCTGGGGAATCGAGAACTTCCGGCAGTCGCAAGGGGTTAATCGACCGCAGGACTGGATTCGGCTGATGGTGCCGATCAGCTTGCGCTCGAAAGTGCTCGATGGAATTTCAGCTGCCAACGTGGTGAGCGTGGTGTTTCTCGATCGCCGAGAAATTGCGTCCCTTACACGCTCGCAACTGGCGAAAACCGTGCACGACGAAATGAAGCTGATCATGGACTATCAGCTCGGCTATACCTTCATCATCAGTCTTGTCGCGCGGCGCTATTTGCCCGGCGGTCTGCAAGGTGCAGCTGCCGGCGAGCCCTGCGTTCTCTCGAGCATCCTCACGAATCTGGGGCGTGCACTGGGGAAGATGCCGCTACCGGTCGTCAACGGACATTTGCAGATTGGCAACCTCACGCTGCGAAGCGCCGAGGCAATTGCTCCGCTACGCCCCGGCTGTGTCGCCGCCACCTCGCTGATGTTTTACGGCGATGGCTTTACGATCAGCTCGCAGTACGATCCAGAAATTCTCACGCGCGAAAAAGCCAATCTGTTTATTGATGGTTTTGTGAGCCAAATCGAGCAAACCATCAGCGAGCAACCCGCCCAAAAATCGCCGCGTACAAGTTCCAGTACGTCTTAAAACGCAAACCATCAGATGCCATGGGAAGATCTCACAAGTGAGTGGCATCTTAAGTTAGTCGCGTCTACGCTTTGAACGAGAACCGCTGCTGGCTACTCGTCGGCTAAGTCATCTAGCACCTGACATAGGTTCTCGATCGACTGACGCGCGAGATGCTCGACCCCTGGTGTGTAGTCGAAGACCTCGACACTCACCCAGCCACGATAGTCGATTTCCTGCAGCGTGCTGAGGATCGGATGGAAGTCGACTTCCCCCATACCGGGACCCTGGCGATTAGGGTCGTTCGCGTGGAAGTGATGCAGCAGCGACCTGTGGGTGCGAAGCAGATCGGGAATCGGAATGGTTTCGGTCGACATCGCTTTGACATCGAGATGCAGTCGCACATTCGCCGAGCCGATGCGCTCGATCAAATCGGCTCCCGATGCAGCGGTGTTTAAGAAGTCACCCTCTTGAGGTCCTAGCGGCTCGACGGCGATGGTCACCCCGCATTCTTCGAGTGTCGGCAGGGCCCGGGTGATGCAGTCGGCTGC
This window of the Pirellula staleyi DSM 6068 genome carries:
- a CDS encoding sugar phosphate isomerase/epimerase family protein — protein: MKFAICNETFQDWPHEKAFHFARELGYTGMEVAPFTLAGLATEVTAAQRAELRQLAEKADLEIIGLHWLLAKTSGFYLTTPDKEVRHRTGDYLADLAHLCRDLGGNLMVLGSPLQRNLLPGVTHEQALDLAADCITRALPTLEECGVTIAVEPLGPQEGDFLNTAASGADLIERIGSANVRLHLDVKAMSTETIPIPDLLRTHRSLLHHFHANDPNRQGPGMGEVDFHPILSTLQEIDYRGWVSVEVFDYTPGVEHLARQSIENLCQVLDDLADE